In the Candidatus Bathyarchaeia archaeon genome, one interval contains:
- a CDS encoding tyrosine-type recombinase/integrase, which yields MTTEYTEAAFLDYVKTSRSKNTYAMYVLGLRKFSEWYEKSIDEILKERRADVQSGDLFQSQRFAREVEKFHADLIARNHTISSATTMTGAIKAIFKFYAMPVQIGREATKRVQSTQDVTPRIDQIKAMYRACDNLRDRLIIQLGLNLAWRIGDVLSLRRDELPDLTQDAPIEFQRITQKEGILSRTFLSDETVTLLKEYLDTRKTDANPYLFPSNIGSARALDAVTVNRMLKSIALASGIVIPTEKRIRFHAFRKRFLSECANLRIDVNVAKMLTGKTVEPSMLAYLSDVDLKESFLRISERLRLTEKKAITTAIEPSELEKRLDKLERKLGLIAAMNPEIVRRADERLEQLLSEFPTEKMTMKKRKTPLTLDQKLDLISDLEYAKMIRENGNGDNGNNENGA from the coding sequence ATGACAACCGAATACACCGAAGCGGCGTTCTTAGATTATGTGAAGACGTCGCGGTCGAAAAACACCTATGCGATGTACGTTTTAGGATTGCGAAAGTTCAGCGAGTGGTATGAGAAAAGCATAGACGAAATTCTGAAAGAGCGACGCGCTGACGTGCAGAGCGGCGATTTATTCCAATCGCAACGCTTCGCGCGAGAAGTTGAAAAATTCCACGCCGACTTAATTGCACGCAACCACACGATAAGCAGCGCAACGACGATGACGGGCGCGATAAAAGCGATTTTCAAATTCTATGCAATGCCCGTACAAATAGGACGCGAAGCAACGAAGCGCGTACAATCGACACAAGACGTCACGCCAAGAATCGACCAAATAAAAGCAATGTATCGCGCGTGTGACAACTTGCGCGACCGACTCATAATTCAACTTGGCTTAAATTTGGCGTGGCGAATCGGCGACGTACTGAGCTTAAGACGCGACGAATTACCCGACTTGACGCAAGACGCGCCGATTGAGTTTCAACGAATCACGCAAAAAGAAGGCATATTGTCGCGCACGTTCTTAAGTGACGAAACGGTCACGTTGCTTAAAGAATACTTGGACACGCGCAAGACCGACGCGAACCCGTACCTATTCCCTAGCAACATAGGAAGCGCGCGAGCACTTGACGCCGTGACGGTCAATAGAATGCTTAAGTCAATCGCGCTCGCGTCGGGTATCGTGATCCCGACGGAAAAACGAATAAGGTTTCACGCGTTCCGCAAGCGATTCTTAAGCGAGTGCGCAAACTTGCGTATTGACGTGAATGTTGCAAAAATGCTAACTGGTAAAACCGTCGAGCCGTCAATGCTTGCATACTTAAGCGACGTCGATTTGAAAGAGTCGTTCTTAAGAATCAGCGAGCGCTTAAGATTGACTGAAAAGAAGGCGATCACAACGGCAATCGAACCAAGCGAGTTAGAAAAGCGCTTAGACAAACTTGAGCGAAAACTCGGTTTAATCGCTGCGATGAATCCCGAAATCGTACGGCGCGCCGACGAAAGACTTGAGCAACTGTTAAGCGAGTTTCCGACCGAAAAAATGACAATGAAAAAGCGAAAGACGCCGCTGACGCTTGACCAAAAACTCGACTTGATAAGCGACTTGGAATACGCGAAGATGATTCGTGAAAACGGCAACGGCGACAACGGAAACAACGAAAACGGCGCTTAG